One genomic region from Natrinema caseinilyticum encodes:
- the thrS gene encoding threonine--tRNA ligase, which produces MSEPDSQEQIAVVLPDGSELAVDADATVEDCAYEIGPGLGSDTVAGKLDGDLVAKEQPVYDGAELEIVTDGSAEYLEVMRHSAAHCLAQAVCRHYDDVDLAIGPPTDEGFYYDFDNLDVDEDDLADLEREMEDIIAEDYEIEREEVSIDEAEQRLADEPYKLELLEEFAEEADTVTFYSQGEWEDLCAGPHVDSTGEIGAIELLEIAGAYWRGDEENPMQTRIYGTAFEDESDLEAFIERKREAEKRDHRRIGNEMDLFSIQDVTGPGLPLYHPPGKTILKELEDFVADLNEDAGYDYVETPHVFKTDLWHRSGHYENYADDMFIFDVGDDEFGLKPMNCPGHAAIFQDHSWSYRDLPIRYAENGKVYRKEQRGELSGLSRVWAFTIDDGHLFVKPDQIEREVEEIMDMIVEVLETFDLEYEMALATRPEKSVGSDEIWERAESQLESVLEARKLDYEVEEGDGAFYGPKIDFAFEDAIGRDWDGPTVQLDFNMPERFDLTYVGEDNEEHRPVMIHRALYGSYERFFMMLIEHYEGRFPLWLAPEQIRVLPISDDNLGYAHRVASEFDDFRVEVDDRDSTLERKIRAAHDDRVPYQIIVGDNEEEAGTISVRDRFEDQEYDVEIDEFSAHLEAERDEQRTEPDFLQD; this is translated from the coding sequence ATGTCAGAACCAGATTCACAGGAGCAGATAGCGGTCGTACTGCCGGACGGCTCGGAACTCGCAGTCGACGCGGACGCGACGGTCGAAGACTGCGCGTACGAGATCGGCCCCGGTCTCGGCAGCGACACGGTCGCCGGCAAACTCGACGGCGACCTCGTCGCCAAAGAACAACCCGTCTACGACGGCGCCGAACTCGAGATCGTCACCGACGGCTCGGCGGAGTACCTTGAGGTCATGCGCCACTCCGCGGCCCACTGCCTCGCACAGGCCGTCTGCCGGCACTACGACGACGTCGACCTCGCCATCGGTCCGCCAACGGACGAGGGCTTTTACTACGACTTCGACAACCTCGACGTCGACGAGGACGATCTCGCCGACCTCGAGCGCGAAATGGAGGACATCATCGCCGAGGACTACGAGATCGAGCGCGAGGAGGTCTCGATCGACGAGGCGGAGCAGCGCCTGGCCGACGAACCGTACAAACTCGAGTTGCTCGAGGAGTTCGCCGAGGAGGCCGACACGGTCACGTTCTACAGTCAGGGCGAGTGGGAGGACCTCTGTGCCGGCCCTCACGTCGATTCGACGGGTGAGATCGGGGCGATCGAACTGCTCGAGATCGCCGGCGCCTACTGGCGGGGCGACGAGGAGAACCCGATGCAGACGCGCATCTACGGCACGGCGTTCGAAGACGAGAGCGATCTGGAGGCGTTCATAGAGCGCAAACGGGAGGCCGAAAAGCGCGACCACCGTCGGATCGGAAACGAGATGGACCTCTTTTCCATTCAGGACGTCACCGGCCCCGGATTGCCGCTGTACCACCCGCCGGGCAAGACGATCCTGAAGGAACTCGAGGACTTCGTCGCCGACCTGAACGAGGACGCCGGGTACGACTACGTCGAGACGCCCCACGTCTTCAAGACGGACCTCTGGCACCGCTCGGGCCACTACGAGAACTACGCCGACGACATGTTCATCTTCGACGTCGGCGACGACGAGTTCGGTCTGAAGCCGATGAACTGCCCCGGCCACGCCGCCATCTTCCAGGATCATTCCTGGAGCTACCGCGACCTCCCCATCCGATACGCCGAGAACGGGAAGGTGTATCGAAAGGAGCAACGCGGCGAACTCTCCGGGCTCTCCCGCGTCTGGGCGTTCACCATCGACGACGGCCACCTCTTCGTCAAGCCCGACCAGATCGAACGCGAGGTCGAGGAGATCATGGATATGATCGTCGAAGTGCTCGAGACGTTCGACCTCGAGTACGAGATGGCACTGGCCACGCGCCCCGAAAAGAGCGTCGGGAGCGACGAAATCTGGGAGCGGGCCGAATCGCAACTCGAAAGCGTCCTCGAGGCCCGAAAGCTGGACTACGAGGTCGAAGAGGGTGACGGCGCGTTCTACGGACCCAAGATCGACTTCGCGTTCGAGGACGCCATCGGGCGGGACTGGGACGGCCCGACGGTTCAACTCGACTTCAACATGCCCGAACGGTTCGACCTGACCTACGTGGGCGAGGACAACGAGGAGCATCGCCCGGTTATGATCCATCGAGCGCTGTACGGTAGCTACGAGCGGTTCTTCATGATGCTCATCGAGCATTACGAAGGTCGGTTCCCGCTGTGGCTCGCGCCCGAACAGATCCGCGTCCTGCCGATCTCCGACGACAACCTCGGCTACGCCCACCGGGTCGCAAGCGAGTTCGACGACTTCCGCGTCGAGGTCGACGACCGCGATAGCACCTTAGAGCGCAAGATCCGCGCGGCCCACGACGACCGCGTCCCCTACCAGATCATCGTCGGCGACAACGAGGAAGAGGCCGGCACCATCTCGGTTCGGGATCGCTTCGAGGACCAGGAGTACGACGTCGAAATCGACGAGTTCAGCGCTCACCTCGAGGCCGAGCGCGACGAGCAGCGGACGGAACCGGACTTCCTGCAGGACTAG
- a CDS encoding sodium:calcium antiporter: MILGGVLPDRPIVSALVIVVATGFIWFGSGWLEESAEQLSAYYGLPAVVQGSIVVAVGSSFPELAAVVFTAIDGTFNMGIGAIVGSAIFNILVIPALSGIVTDGELDTNRTIVYKEAQFYMIAVSALVVTLALAVIYVPDPDGPELSGTLTRPLALLPLLLYGLYLFIQWQDVSDHDAEGITDGIDIGREWGKLAVGLVVILVAVEQLVGSVESLSHTVGIPAFLAGVTIIAAATSLPDTLVSVRSAQTGKGITSIGNVLGSNTFDLLVAIPIGVLIAESATVDFAAAVPMLGVLTLATVLLFSFLRTDLSITDLESYVLLLAYGLFVAWMIAESAGLTELIKGT; the protein is encoded by the coding sequence ATGATTCTCGGAGGGGTCCTCCCGGATAGGCCCATCGTCTCTGCGCTCGTCATCGTCGTCGCGACCGGCTTCATCTGGTTCGGGAGCGGCTGGCTCGAAGAATCCGCCGAACAGCTCTCGGCGTACTACGGATTGCCGGCGGTCGTCCAGGGATCGATCGTCGTCGCCGTGGGCTCGAGTTTCCCGGAGTTAGCGGCCGTCGTGTTCACGGCGATCGACGGCACGTTCAACATGGGTATCGGCGCGATCGTCGGCTCCGCGATATTCAATATCCTCGTGATTCCGGCGCTGTCCGGCATCGTGACCGACGGCGAACTGGATACGAATCGGACCATCGTCTACAAGGAGGCACAGTTCTACATGATCGCCGTCTCCGCGCTCGTCGTCACCCTCGCGCTCGCCGTCATCTACGTCCCCGATCCCGACGGTCCCGAACTCTCGGGCACGCTCACGCGTCCGCTGGCGTTGCTGCCGCTTCTGCTGTACGGCCTCTATCTCTTCATCCAGTGGCAGGACGTCAGCGACCACGACGCCGAGGGGATCACGGACGGAATCGACATCGGTCGCGAGTGGGGAAAGCTCGCCGTCGGCCTCGTCGTCATCCTCGTCGCGGTCGAACAACTGGTCGGGAGCGTCGAATCGCTCAGCCACACGGTCGGCATTCCGGCGTTCCTCGCCGGGGTGACCATCATCGCGGCGGCGACGAGCCTCCCGGACACGCTCGTGAGCGTGCGGTCCGCACAGACCGGCAAGGGGATTACGAGTATCGGAAACGTCCTCGGATCGAACACGTTCGACCTCCTGGTAGCGATTCCGATCGGCGTGCTCATCGCCGAGTCCGCCACCGTGGACTTCGCGGCGGCCGTCCCGATGCTCGGCGTGTTGACGCTCGCGACCGTCCTGCTGTTCTCGTTTCTGCGCACCGATCTCTCGATCACCGACCTCGAGTCCTACGTGCTACTTCTGGCCTACGGGCTGTTCGTCGCGTGGATGATCGCCGAATCCGCGGGCCTCACAGAGCTGATCAAGGGAACCTGA
- the pyrE gene encoding orotate phosphoribosyltransferase has protein sequence MTNRDLIDALRAADAVQFGEFELSHGGTSEYYVDKYLFETDPDCLELIAEAFADRLDADDKLGGVALGGVPLAAATSVAADVPYVIARKQRKEYGTGNLIEGRLAEGEAVVVVEDIVTTGTSLVEAVEALRDAGATVERALVVVDREEGGRENVEDAGLEMESLVTASELLENR, from the coding sequence ATGACGAACCGGGACCTCATCGACGCCCTCCGGGCGGCCGACGCCGTTCAGTTCGGCGAATTCGAACTCTCACACGGCGGCACCAGCGAGTACTACGTCGACAAGTATCTCTTCGAGACCGACCCCGACTGCCTCGAACTGATCGCCGAGGCCTTCGCCGACAGGCTCGACGCGGACGACAAACTCGGTGGCGTCGCACTCGGCGGCGTCCCGCTCGCGGCCGCGACCAGCGTCGCCGCCGACGTTCCGTACGTCATCGCGCGCAAGCAACGCAAGGAGTACGGCACCGGCAACCTGATCGAGGGCCGCCTCGCCGAGGGCGAGGCGGTCGTCGTCGTCGAGGACATCGTCACGACGGGAACGAGCCTCGTCGAAGCCGTCGAGGCGCTCAGGGACGCCGGCGCGACCGTCGAGCGCGCCCTCGTCGTCGTCGACCGCGAGGAGGGCGGCCGGGAGAACGTCGAGGACGCGGGTCTCGAGATGGAATCCCTGGTGACCGCGAGCGAGTTGCTCGAGAACCGGTAG
- a CDS encoding alpha/beta hydrolase: MTPDSAAEPHPDVQAFLELYESLDAPSFDEVSPDEARRMFDEMRVGGEPDVELESVEDRAIDGPHGDLPIRIYDPGTDGDDRPLLLYIHGGGWVIGSVETHDGTCRKLAADSGYPVVSVDYGLAPEHPFPEGLEDCYAALEWAADAAPDLDADPDRIVVAGDSAGGNLAAGLSLLARDRGGPEIAHQLLIYPSTGRAEQTEAYEENGEGYFLTKAEMEWFRGHRYDSEFDQGNVYAMPQLAHDLSDLPPATIITAGFDPLRDDGANLAERLEEDGVPVEYHHYDDVIHGFFNMISEPVNLERAHEAYDDAVADLHAAFD; this comes from the coding sequence ATGACACCAGACAGTGCGGCCGAACCACATCCCGACGTGCAAGCGTTTCTCGAGCTATACGAGTCCCTCGACGCGCCGTCGTTCGACGAGGTGTCGCCCGACGAGGCCCGTCGGATGTTCGACGAGATGCGCGTCGGGGGGGAGCCGGACGTCGAACTCGAATCCGTCGAAGATCGGGCCATCGACGGCCCGCACGGCGACCTGCCGATACGGATCTACGATCCTGGAACCGACGGTGACGACCGGCCGCTGCTCCTCTACATCCACGGCGGCGGCTGGGTCATCGGTAGCGTCGAGACACACGACGGCACCTGCCGAAAGCTGGCGGCCGATTCGGGCTATCCCGTCGTCAGCGTCGACTACGGGCTCGCACCCGAACATCCCTTCCCGGAGGGGCTCGAGGACTGTTATGCCGCCCTCGAGTGGGCGGCCGATGCCGCACCCGATCTGGACGCGGATCCGGATCGGATCGTCGTCGCGGGGGACAGCGCCGGCGGGAACCTCGCGGCCGGGCTGTCGCTGCTCGCGCGGGATCGCGGCGGCCCCGAAATCGCCCATCAGCTGCTGATCTACCCCAGTACCGGCAGGGCGGAGCAAACCGAGGCCTACGAGGAGAACGGCGAAGGCTACTTCCTCACGAAAGCCGAGATGGAGTGGTTCCGCGGTCACCGATACGACTCCGAGTTCGATCAGGGGAACGTCTACGCGATGCCCCAGCTCGCCCACGACCTCTCGGATCTCCCGCCGGCGACGATCATCACGGCCGGCTTCGACCCGCTACGCGACGACGGGGCGAACCTCGCCGAGCGACTCGAAGAAGACGGCGTCCCGGTCGAGTACCACCACTACGACGACGTGATCCACGGCTTCTTCAACATGATCTCCGAGCCAGTGAATCTCGAGCGGGCCCACGAGGCCTACGACGACGCCGTCGCGGATCTGCATGCAGCGTTCGACTGA
- a CDS encoding CDP-2,3-bis-(O-geranylgeranyl)-sn-glycerol synthase, with the protein MAVLETVVIAFWAMLPAYVPNNAAVLAGGGRPIDGGRTWGDRRVLGDGKTWRGTAMGILAGVALAAILTVLAPGVRDALGFAVPEFTPLAAVGLAGGAMLGDILASFLKRRTGRQRGAMFPGVDQLDFVVVSLLLTALLAFEWFITWFTLEVLFVVVVITPILHVTTNMIAYKLGLKNEPW; encoded by the coding sequence ATGGCAGTACTCGAGACAGTCGTGATCGCGTTCTGGGCGATGTTACCGGCCTACGTCCCCAACAACGCGGCGGTGCTGGCAGGCGGTGGCCGACCGATCGACGGCGGCCGGACGTGGGGGGACAGGCGGGTGCTGGGCGACGGAAAGACCTGGCGCGGGACGGCGATGGGAATCCTCGCGGGCGTGGCGCTCGCGGCGATCCTCACCGTCCTCGCGCCCGGCGTCCGTGACGCACTCGGCTTTGCGGTCCCCGAGTTCACGCCGCTCGCGGCGGTCGGTCTCGCCGGCGGCGCGATGCTCGGCGACATCCTCGCCTCGTTCCTCAAGCGCCGCACCGGCCGCCAGCGCGGCGCGATGTTCCCCGGCGTCGACCAACTGGACTTCGTCGTCGTCTCGCTCCTCCTGACCGCTCTGCTGGCGTTCGAGTGGTTCATCACCTGGTTCACGCTCGAGGTACTCTTCGTCGTTGTCGTCATCACGCCGATCCTCCACGTGACGACGAATATGATCGCGTACAAACTCGGGCTGAAAAACGAACCGTGGTAG
- a CDS encoding M24 family metallopeptidase, with protein sequence MPQDVFDEREYDRRVDRTRERLREEDLDAIVVADPANMNYLTGYDGWSFYVHQAVVVTPDRDEPVWIGREMDANGARATTHLAEESIRAYSDDHVHSPHDLHPMDYVAGILDELDVADGRIGLEMDAAYFTAKSYTRLQENLPAAEFEDATLLVGWVRIKKSERELEYMREAARISENAMRAGLDAIEAGVPEYEAAAAIYDALITGTDEYGGDYPSIVPLMPSGDHTGTPHLTWTDRPFEDGDPVIIELSGCRHRYHSPLARTTFVGDPPAELERTADIVVEGLEAALDAAEPGVTCESVETAWRETIAQYGLEKEDRIGYSMGLGYPPDWGEHTASLRPGDETVLEEDMTFHMIPGIWTDEIGMEISETFHVTRDGAETLADFPRRLFTA encoded by the coding sequence ATGCCCCAGGACGTTTTCGACGAACGCGAGTACGACCGTCGAGTCGACAGGACGAGAGAGCGATTGCGCGAGGAGGACCTCGATGCCATCGTCGTCGCCGATCCGGCGAACATGAACTACCTGACGGGGTACGACGGCTGGTCGTTTTACGTCCACCAGGCCGTCGTCGTCACTCCCGACCGCGACGAGCCCGTCTGGATCGGACGCGAGATGGACGCCAACGGCGCACGAGCGACGACTCACCTCGCGGAGGAGAGCATCCGCGCGTACAGCGACGACCACGTCCACTCCCCCCACGACCTCCACCCGATGGACTACGTCGCGGGCATCCTCGACGAACTGGACGTCGCCGACGGCCGGATCGGACTCGAGATGGACGCCGCTTACTTCACCGCGAAGTCGTACACGCGTCTGCAGGAGAACCTTCCGGCGGCCGAATTCGAGGACGCGACGCTGCTTGTCGGCTGGGTTCGGATCAAGAAATCCGAGCGGGAACTCGAGTACATGCGCGAAGCCGCCCGGATCTCGGAGAACGCCATGCGAGCCGGCCTGGACGCGATCGAGGCCGGGGTGCCGGAGTACGAGGCCGCCGCGGCGATCTACGACGCGCTGATCACCGGCACCGACGAGTACGGCGGGGACTATCCCTCTATCGTCCCGCTCATGCCCTCCGGCGATCACACGGGGACGCCGCACCTGACGTGGACCGACCGGCCGTTCGAGGACGGCGACCCCGTCATCATCGAACTCTCCGGCTGTCGCCACCGATACCACTCCCCGCTCGCGCGGACGACGTTCGTCGGCGATCCGCCCGCGGAACTCGAGCGCACCGCCGATATCGTCGTCGAAGGACTGGAGGCCGCGCTCGACGCCGCCGAACCCGGCGTCACGTGCGAATCCGTCGAGACGGCCTGGCGCGAGACGATCGCACAGTACGGCCTCGAGAAAGAGGACCGAATCGGGTATTCGATGGGACTCGGGTATCCGCCGGACTGGGGCGAACACACCGCGAGCCTCCGGCCCGGGGACGAAACGGTGCTCGAAGAAGACATGACGTTCCACATGATCCCTGGCATCTGGACGGACGAGATCGGCATGGAGATCAGCGAGACGTTCCACGTCACCCGCGACGGGGCGGAGACGCTGGCCGATTTCCCGCGTCGGCTGTTCACCGCGTGA
- the gdhB gene encoding glutamate dehydrogenase GdhB — translation MTMTPVTETETEEELDSALITARRQLERAATHVDVDPGVVERLKHPTRVQQVSVPLERDDGDVEVFTGYRAQHDDVRGPYKGGLRYHPDVTSDECVGLSMWMTWKCAVLDLPFGGAKGGVTVDPKELTTDETERLTRRFAEELRDVVGPTKDVPAPDMGTDAQTMAWFMDAYSMQQGETIPGVVTGKPPVIGGSYGREEAPGRSTAIVVREAVDYYEGDLSDTTVAVQGFGSVGANAARLLEDWGATVVSVSDVNGAIYDPDGLETHAIPTHDEEPEAVLQQDAPETLSNEEILELDVDVLVPAAVGNVITADNADAIEADIVVEGANGPTTFAADAILEERNVPVVPDILANAGGVTVSYFEWLQDINRRQWKLERVNEELETHMLEAWDHVRAVVDEEGLTWRDAAYVVALSRIAEAKEARGLWP, via the coding sequence ATGACGATGACACCAGTGACGGAGACCGAAACGGAAGAGGAACTCGACTCGGCACTGATCACGGCGCGACGACAACTCGAGCGCGCGGCGACGCACGTCGACGTCGATCCCGGCGTCGTCGAGCGCCTGAAGCACCCGACCCGGGTCCAGCAGGTATCGGTCCCGCTCGAGCGCGACGACGGCGATGTAGAGGTTTTCACCGGCTATCGGGCCCAGCACGACGACGTTCGCGGCCCGTACAAGGGCGGGCTTCGGTACCACCCCGACGTGACCAGCGACGAGTGTGTCGGCCTCTCGATGTGGATGACCTGGAAGTGCGCGGTGCTCGACCTCCCCTTCGGCGGCGCGAAAGGCGGCGTCACCGTCGATCCGAAGGAACTGACCACCGACGAGACCGAACGGCTCACCCGCCGGTTCGCCGAGGAACTGCGCGACGTCGTCGGTCCGACGAAGGACGTCCCCGCGCCGGACATGGGAACCGACGCCCAGACGATGGCCTGGTTCATGGACGCCTACTCGATGCAGCAAGGCGAGACGATACCCGGCGTCGTCACCGGAAAGCCGCCGGTCATCGGCGGCTCCTACGGCCGCGAGGAAGCCCCCGGTCGTTCGACCGCGATCGTCGTGCGCGAGGCCGTAGACTACTACGAGGGCGACCTGTCCGATACCACGGTCGCCGTGCAGGGATTCGGGAGCGTCGGCGCGAACGCCGCCCGCCTACTCGAGGACTGGGGCGCGACGGTCGTCTCCGTCAGCGACGTCAACGGCGCGATTTACGACCCCGACGGCCTCGAGACGCACGCGATCCCGACCCACGACGAGGAACCCGAAGCCGTCCTCCAGCAAGACGCGCCGGAAACGCTATCCAACGAAGAGATCCTCGAACTCGACGTCGACGTTCTCGTGCCGGCGGCCGTCGGCAACGTCATCACCGCGGACAACGCCGACGCCATCGAAGCGGACATCGTCGTCGAGGGCGCCAACGGCCCGACGACGTTCGCGGCGGACGCTATTCTCGAGGAACGGAACGTGCCGGTGGTTCCCGACATCCTCGCGAACGCGGGCGGCGTGACCGTCTCGTACTTCGAGTGGCTGCAGGACATCAACCGCCGGCAGTGGAAACTCGAGCGCGTCAACGAGGAACTCGAGACCCACATGCTCGAGGCGTGGGATCACGTCCGTGCGGTGGTCGACGAAGAGGGGCTGACGTGGCGGGACGCAGCCTACGTCGTGGCGCTGTCCCGGATCGCCGAGGCGAAGGAGGCGCGCGGACTCTGGCCGTGA
- a CDS encoding DUF502 domain-containing protein has product MASWKRVFASGLILIGPILVTLYAIYRFYAIITGVTPIFLFDEEMLSGLIGHETTRLLVARVIRVVVSLSFFCLVTFVIGTLMRTTIGDVFSRGIDRIANGLPGLRVVYNASKVAAETTLGEEQALQEPVKVTSWDEKQMTAFKTGNVTEDGREVLFIPTAPNFTSGFVVEAEPERVIETGERVEEALARVLSGGFGHDEDQNGPGSTVPLNTSKDRSTDET; this is encoded by the coding sequence ATGGCGTCGTGGAAGCGGGTCTTCGCGAGCGGACTCATCCTCATCGGGCCGATACTCGTGACGCTGTATGCGATCTATCGATTCTACGCGATTATAACCGGTGTGACGCCGATATTCCTGTTCGACGAGGAGATGCTGAGCGGATTGATCGGCCACGAGACGACGCGATTGCTGGTCGCCCGCGTCATCCGCGTCGTCGTTTCCCTGAGCTTCTTCTGTCTGGTGACGTTCGTGATCGGCACCCTGATGCGAACGACGATCGGTGACGTCTTCTCCAGAGGCATCGATCGAATCGCGAACGGCCTCCCCGGACTCCGTGTCGTCTACAACGCCTCGAAGGTCGCCGCCGAGACCACGCTCGGCGAGGAACAGGCGCTCCAGGAACCCGTCAAGGTCACGAGTTGGGACGAAAAGCAGATGACGGCCTTCAAGACCGGAAACGTCACCGAGGACGGGCGAGAGGTCCTGTTCATTCCCACGGCACCGAACTTCACGTCCGGGTTCGTCGTCGAGGCGGAACCCGAACGCGTCATCGAGACCGGCGAACGGGTCGAAGAGGCGCTCGCGCGCGTTCTGAGTGGTGGTTTCGGCCACGACGAGGATCAGAACGGACCGGGTTCGACCGTGCCGCTGAACACGTCGAAGGATCGATCGACGGACGAGACGTAA